CTCGATGAGCTGCTGCACCTCCTGACGCCCCAGCAACTCGTGCGCGTGAGCATTGATTAGATGGTTCAGGTGCGTGGCCACCACCGTGCCGGCATCGACCACCGTGTAGCCGTACGCCTGCGCCTGATCGCGCTGGCCGACGTCGATCCACGTGGCCGGCAGGCCGAAGGCGGGGTCTCGCGTGGGCGTGCCCTGCAGCGGCGCGCTCACCTGACCGGGGTCGATCGCCAGCAATTGGCCCGGATACGCCTCGCCCTCGCCGATGATCACGCCCTTGAGCGTGATGCGGTACTGATTCGGGCGCAGTTCCAGGTTGTCACGTATATGCACCACCGGCGCGAGAAAACCGATCTCCTGCGCGAACTTCTTCCGGATGCCCTTGATGCGCTTGAGCAGTTCGCCGTCCTGATTGCGGTCGACGAGCGGGATCAGGCGATAGCCGACTTCGAGGCCGAGGGGATCGACCAGCGCCACGTCGTCCCACGAGGCTTCGGCGACTTCGGCCGGCGCCGTCGCGGCCGTGGGCGCCGGACGCGCCGCCTGCTGCTTGCTCGCTTCGGCGCGGCGGAACTGCCAGCGCGCGAGCGCGCCGAGGCCGAGGGCCAGCAGCAGGAAGGCGAAATGCGGCATGCCCGGGATCAGGCCCATCAGACCGAGAATGGCAGCCGTGATGCCCAGCACGCGCGGATTGCTGAACAGCTGGGAGACGACCTGCTGGCCGATGTCTTCGTCGGTGGCCACACGCGAGACGACCACGCCGGCGGCCGTCGAGATCACCAGTGCCGGGATCTGCGCGACGAGGCCGTCGCCGATGGTCAGCAGCGTGTAGTTCTTCGCCGCGGTGCCGAGGTCCAGGTTGTGCTGGACCACACCGACGATCAGGCCGCCGACGATGTTGATCACCATGATGAGCAGACCGGCGACCGCGTCGCCGCGCACGAACTTCGAGGCGCCGTCCATGGAGCCGTAGAAGTCGGCCTCCTGAGCGATCACCGCGCGGCGCTTGCGGGCTTCCTCTTCGCCGATCAGGCCGGCGTTCAGGTCGGCGTCGATGGCCATCTGCTTGCCGGGCATGGCGTCGAGGGTGAAGCGCGCCCCCACTTCCGCGATACGTCCGGCCCCCTTGGTGATCACCATGAAGTTGATCACGACCAGGATGACGAACACCACGATACCGACGGCGTAGTTGCCACCGACCAGGAAGTGGCCGAACGCCTCGATCACCTTGCCGGCGGCGTCCGGACCGGTATGGCCTTCGAGCAGCACCACGCGGGTGGACGCCACGTTCAGCGACAGGCGCAGCAGCGTGGAGAACAGCAGCACGCTCGGGAACGCCGCGAAGTCGAGCGGCTTTTGCGTGTACATGCTCACGAGCAGCACCATCACCGCCAGCGCGATGTTGAAGGTGAACAGCAGATCCAGGATGAACGGCGGCAACGGCAGGATCATCATGCCCAGAATCATGATGATCAGCACCGGCGCGGCGAGCGACTTCAGGTTGCCGCCGAGAAGCAGTTGCGACGAGCGCAGTAGCTGGTTCGCGCGAGGGTTGAGGTTCATTCGTTACACTCGTTTCGACCGGGCGCGCCGCGGCGCGGCGAGTT
The Pandoraea pulmonicola DNA segment above includes these coding regions:
- the flhA gene encoding flagellar biosynthesis protein FlhA, giving the protein MNLNPRANQLLRSSQLLLGGNLKSLAAPVLIIMILGMMILPLPPFILDLLFTFNIALAVMVLLVSMYTQKPLDFAAFPSVLLFSTLLRLSLNVASTRVVLLEGHTGPDAAGKVIEAFGHFLVGGNYAVGIVVFVILVVINFMVITKGAGRIAEVGARFTLDAMPGKQMAIDADLNAGLIGEEEARKRRAVIAQEADFYGSMDGASKFVRGDAVAGLLIMVINIVGGLIVGVVQHNLDLGTAAKNYTLLTIGDGLVAQIPALVISTAAGVVVSRVATDEDIGQQVVSQLFSNPRVLGITAAILGLMGLIPGMPHFAFLLLALGLGALARWQFRRAEASKQQAARPAPTAATAPAEVAEASWDDVALVDPLGLEVGYRLIPLVDRNQDGELLKRIKGIRKKFAQEIGFLAPVVHIRDNLELRPNQYRITLKGVIIGEGEAYPGQLLAIDPGQVSAPLQGTPTRDPAFGLPATWIDVGQRDQAQAYGYTVVDAGTVVATHLNHLINAHAHELLGRQEVQQLIERIGKDAPKLIEDLVPKTVALTTLQKVLQNLLEEQVPIRDMRTVIDTIAEHGARVQDPHDLTALVRLSLGRAITQSVFPGNGDLEVVGLDASLERILTQALSAGGGTGLEPGLADTLLRETQAAVARQERQGLPAVLLVQHPLRSLLSRFLRRSLPQLKVLSYAEVPDTRNVKMTALIGGQA